In Miscanthus floridulus cultivar M001 chromosome 8, ASM1932011v1, whole genome shotgun sequence, the sequence AAACATATATCGATCTCTCGGTCGTAAAAATCCAGTAAAATCAGGTAGGATTCCTCTCAAATCAGATCCTATCTGTAACATGTCAACGCACGAGCAAGtctatttatgcctttttaagTTAACCCCCTatataattgggaaaaatgtGATGTATTTTTTTCTAACATATATGCTTTGATGTCACCTATCACAGTATCACACCccataaaatctgaatttaaaacCCAACATATGTACATGGAGAAACGTAAAAGAAAAATCTTATTAAGAGATAGATTGGACTAAAAGTTGTTTTGGGTGCAAATTGAATACAAAATTAGTTTAGGGGTTATGCGGACAATGTTTTAGGAAGGAGGGAGCAAATTGGACTTTCtctaaattttaaaaaaatagacCCGCCATTCATCTCTCCATCACCCGTATCGTCCGCTGAGCCTCTTGAGTcctagggacttagccaaatgtTTAGACCGGATCAATCTCTTCGGCGAGTTCCTGATGAAGCATCACTATAGCTTTCGATGATTCTAGTAGAGCGGATCCATCTACGCTTGTGTTGATGTGAGACGATCGCCAGAGTAAACAGTTTTGCATTGACAACTTTTTAAGAATAAAATCATCATCCACCTTAGGTGCAAACTTGGAGATTTTTACGTCTGTTGATATGTATGAAACACGTGCTCTCAAAAAACACGCTAAAGTCTAACATCTAAGCTTGTTATTGGTTAGGAGCTCATATGAAGTATTCTTCAAGCTAGATCTTGTGGAGATATACACGGTTGGTTGCATGCATGACAATTGACATGACACGTTGTGTTAACAACGCCTCCACCCAAAATCCATCCAAAATCTTGTACTTATCAAGCATGAATTTCGCCATATCGTttgattcttcctctcaacaacacATTAGTCATCGACAACCCTTGTCTTCATGCGAGGAGTTCCATATACCAATGCAAAGTCATATGATAGCTAGTCCTATCATGGTTTGGGAACTTTTTAGAAATAGGCTACAACTCATCACTAGTCCTTATACATGATATATCGTGGCATTGCATGTGTTCTCTTTTTTTTAGCTTTGTGGCCTCATAGGCGACTAGTTATACGATCCTTCTGTACTCAAAGAAATTGGCACATTCTCAAGGCATCCTGTTGAAAACAACCATAATGCATAACATACATATTAACAAGTAGAGTAACATATATATGTCATGTATAtgcaaaaaaatataaaaacacgTCTAGTGTCATATTACATGTAGACTCATCACGAGACTGCTACGCGTTACGTCGCATACATATTACATACATATATTGGTGTTGGACGTGAATAAATAATGAATCAattaagtactccctccatactaaaaaaataaagtcgttttggataGCGACCACTACCGGAGAccagcactttgccgagtgccaagtggattgccgagtgtttttttttgacactcggcaaagatgtttctttgccgagtgttttttttttgacactcggcaaagaagctctttgccgagtgtttttttttgacactaggcaaagaaaatttcaaagcacattttgaagcagtaaattaattcaaataaaaaagttttcaactacaaagttgtataacacatcaagatgtacaatgtttgttttggtcttttcttcatatgacagagtgaaagtaaatttgttcacaaatctaatatCTCTCTTGtggtttatgaaactacaagagagatataagatttgtgaacaatgttagaacgaccatgtcggatgaacagatgatcaaacaaccaaaataaactttatagatctcgaaaagttatgaaactttgtaattggcaacttttttatttgaaatcatcttgccatgcaaaactatgtttgaattttaaaaattttaaattcgaacttttcaaacgaccacggatggaaaaacaaccaaaataaactctgtagatctcgaaaagttatgaaacattgtagttggcaactttctgatttgaaatcatcttgtcatgcaaaactacgtttgaatttcaaaattttgaaattcaaattttgtaaacgacctcggatggaaaaacttcctaaactaaaagtgtagatctcgaaaagttataaaactttgtagtttataacttttttatttgaattcgtttagggcctcaaacaagtaatttacactcagtttagtataatatgtggggaaccaaaatggaaTCTAGACATAGGTGGCAGTGTGGTGCAGTGGTTAGAGGAGGGGACGCGCGAGGGAGAGGTATCCGGTTCGAATCCCACCGGCCTCGTAGCCGCGAATTTTACGCGAAAAAATGGCGGAGATgggcgggcgctggccggtggggtttttttcggtttcaactttgccgagtgtcggcaaaggctttgtcgagtgcccgacaaaagacactcgacaaagacgcaTTTGCCGACCCATTTTTTGCCGAGTGGCCttcgccgagtgctgcactcggcaaagcctttgccgagtgtaaattgggctttgccgagtgcccctgacattCGGCAAAGCCACTAAGTCCGGTAATGgacacggtctccaaagtatTACTTTGGCTccttgtttttataaaaatatttatcaaaaaatgatatatgtatatttttatgaaagtattttttaagacaaatctatttatatggctttcatattttcaaactcaacaacttaaaagttattcatgatttataattACTATGTTTGATCTAAgtcttgtccaaaacgactttattttttagtacaGAGGGAGTAAGTAATAAGGTAAGGTTGGTATCACTTGCATGCATGGTAGATGCATGCACCGGCAACGGCAACACACCATGATCAGTTGGTGTTGTTGGAGAGGAGCGTGATGATGTCCAACGCCACGGTGCAAAGTTGTCGGAGAGTCTCCTCCCTGGCCGCCAGCTCCGGCGGGTAGTCCCCAGGCCTCTGCCGCTGGAACAACACCCTGCACACCTGCGGGTACTCGGCAGCGGCGCTGACGTGCACGGACGCGTAGTCGTAGTTCTCCTGCGCGATGGAGTCCCTGGCGGCCGACAGCGCGTCCCGGGCCTCGCCGTACTTCGTCGCGCACGTGCGGAGCAGCGCCTGCGTGGTGCCGTCGACGGCGATCGTGGTGTTGCCGCCGGTCGCCAGAGCGACGGCCGTGGCCGCGCCGCCCGAGGCGttcacggcggcggcggagaccGCGATGGACGAGAGGCCTCGCACGTCGGCCGTGGCGCTGGACGGGTCGGCGCCCAGCGTGGACACGCATAGGTCATAGTAGGCCGTCGAGTTGCACGTGGCGCGGACGAGtccggcggcggccgcgggtGCGGTGGGcgccggaggcggaggcggaggagaaGCGGGAGGCGGCGAGCGCTTGTGGCCCTGGCTATGGTGCGGAGACGACGGTCTGGTGCGGGCACCGATGATGCTCGGTGGGAGGAGCGCCAGTAGGGTTAGCACGAGTGCTAAATTCCTGGTGTTGGTGGTGGCTGCCATTGTTGTAGCAATTGCACGAGCAGCTTCTATTTTTGCTCTTGGTTTTGGCTAGCTGCTGCTCAGCTGTTGTCGTGATGATGAGGTTGAGTTGAGCTGCTTGCTTGTGTTGGAGTGAAGGGAGGATGACGAGGTTTTATAGGAGAAGGGCGTGCATGGTAGGCTGCCAATGTTGACTCCAGCAAGCTAAGTGGCGGAGTCCACGGTCAGCCACCACCACGCCGCTGCCGCATGTCGTGTATGCTCTCCTCAGTTTCCTCAGTGTGCTTAACTACCCATATATAGGCTGTTACACTAGTTTGTTCGGCAGGAACAATCTAGAGAGACTATAGCTCCCTGGCTGCTTCTTCCTTAGTAGACTAGCCATCAAAACAGAAATGAACCTCCTTCTAGTCAAGAACTCAAGATAGTTCCGTGTAGACTTGTTTAAGCGTGTTGCATCAGATAGGGTTTGGGGTGGGTTGAAAATAATACtcgatatctttttttttttggactgACTTTTGCTTGACCTATTGAGGgtccgtttggcagggctctttCTCTATAGCTCTTTTCGAGGACCCAGAGCACttgaatctaatgatatttatctaATCTAGACAAaattttgtatagatttatttttTATGAACAAAGTTTTGTATAGATTTGGTTAAACTCAAAATGTTTTAAGGAAAAAACTCAAAATGGTTTACTCGGTACTATGtttgaattgcattctttttaggATGAAATGAGTATTAAGCACTGCATATAGATGTCCTTATAGTTGTAGATTGAAAGCACACTAACGACAGTGGAAAGACTAATtgttcttaatacaatgatacgcatgGCTCATGCGTATTCGAGAGAAAAAAAGACAGTGAAAAGACTaactcttgtgatttgtgaagcAGCACAAGTCAAGTTGCTCTCCACAAGTAGACATCACCGACCACTTACTCGACAATCCAAGGGCACTTCTCATATAATCTAATTCTAGTCTATTGTAGTTCTTCCTGATTGTGAATTTGAGCCCGAGTGTCTCTCGTGCATGAGGATGCCTCCTACTAGGTTGGTAGCACGTTAGTTATAAATTATATATATTGCCGCCACTTGTACGTAAATACTTGGTGCTTAGTCCACTGAGAAGTAATCACAGTATTGAACTGAAGATGTTGCTGTGTCTTGGTCTTCTGTTTTCTTTCCTG encodes:
- the LOC136472397 gene encoding pectinesterase inhibitor 28-like; this encodes MAATTNTRNLALVLTLLALLPPSIIGARTRPSSPHHSQGHKRSPPPASPPPPPPAPTAPAAAAGLVRATCNSTAYYDLCVSTLGADPSSATADVRGLSSIAVSAAAVNASGGAATAVALATGGNTTIAVDGTTQALLRTCATKYGEARDALSAARDSIAQENYDYASVHVSAAAEYPQVCRVLFQRQRPGDYPPELAAREETLRQLCTVALDIITLLSNNTN